The Candidatus Obscuribacter sp. genome has a segment encoding these proteins:
- the uraD gene encoding 2-oxo-4-hydroxy-4-carboxy-5-ureidoimidazoline decarboxylase, producing MDLDQFNNMTVDQLKAELTRCCGSSRWVEQMIAARPFKSVDELLTCSDDVWQYLAADDWQEAFAHHPKIGDLDSIRAKFASTSDWAQGEQKGVASASEDVLQALAKGNSDYEQKFGYIFIVCATGKSADQMLTLLQERLKHEPAHEIRDAMHEQNKITRIRLEKLLS from the coding sequence ATGGATCTGGATCAGTTTAACAATATGACAGTGGATCAACTCAAAGCAGAGTTAACACGCTGCTGTGGTAGCTCCAGATGGGTCGAGCAGATGATTGCTGCTCGTCCGTTTAAAAGCGTTGATGAGTTGCTGACTTGCTCAGACGATGTCTGGCAATATCTAGCCGCTGACGACTGGCAGGAAGCTTTTGCCCACCATCCTAAAATAGGCGATTTGGACAGTATCAGGGCTAAGTTTGCCAGCACAAGTGACTGGGCTCAGGGCGAGCAAAAAGGCGTAGCCTCAGCCAGCGAGGATGTCCTCCAGGCTCTGGCAAAGGGCAACAGCGACTACGAGCAAAAGTTTGGCTATATATTTATCGTCTGCGCCACAGGTAAGAGCGCTGATCAGATGCTAACTCTGTTGCAAGAGCGGCTTAAACACGAGCCAGCCCACGAGATCAGGGATGCAATGCACGAGCAAAACAAAATCACACGGATAAGATTGGAAAAATTACTCTCATGA
- the alc gene encoding allantoicase: MQTSILEASAFSGTIDLATEKLGGKALSCSDEFFAEKENLLKPGRGIFIPDKYTKNGKWMDGWESRRKRQPGHDWCIIKLGLPGVIRGVDIDTNHFLGNHPPYASLEACIAPANESGDKLAASANWVEIVPRSPLAPGSQNLFAVSSSTRWTHVRLNIYPDGGVARLKVYGDVIPDWSGVKPDALLDLAHVESGGMVVACNDMFFGNMQNLIMPGRGQNMGDAWETRRKRGPGFDWVIVKLGHIGICKKLEVDTAWHIGNYPDSCSVDGCYSPDVDIDNLNWQHATWQEILPQTKLQADKQHHYDKEVVDIGKITHVRLNIYPDGGVARLRVHCQRAFAE, translated from the coding sequence ATGCAAACGTCCATTCTTGAAGCGTCGGCTTTTAGTGGCACAATTGATCTCGCCACCGAAAAGCTGGGCGGCAAGGCTCTTAGCTGTAGCGATGAATTTTTTGCAGAAAAAGAGAACTTGCTCAAGCCTGGGCGCGGCATTTTTATCCCAGATAAATACACCAAAAACGGCAAGTGGATGGATGGCTGGGAGAGCCGCCGTAAGCGCCAGCCTGGACATGACTGGTGTATCATCAAGCTCGGTTTACCTGGTGTTATCCGTGGTGTCGACATTGATACCAATCATTTCCTGGGCAATCACCCTCCTTATGCCTCTCTAGAGGCTTGTATCGCTCCGGCTAATGAGAGCGGTGACAAACTCGCTGCCTCTGCCAACTGGGTGGAAATAGTACCGCGCTCGCCTCTGGCGCCGGGCTCACAAAATCTCTTTGCTGTATCCAGTAGCACACGCTGGACCCATGTCAGGCTCAATATCTATCCCGATGGTGGTGTGGCTCGGCTCAAAGTCTACGGTGATGTTATCCCCGACTGGTCTGGCGTCAAGCCTGACGCATTGCTGGACCTGGCCCATGTGGAGTCTGGTGGTATGGTCGTGGCTTGCAATGATATGTTTTTTGGCAACATGCAAAACTTGATCATGCCTGGTCGCGGTCAAAATATGGGTGATGCCTGGGAGACAAGACGTAAGCGGGGACCTGGATTTGACTGGGTGATAGTCAAGCTCGGTCATATCGGTATCTGTAAAAAACTAGAAGTAGACACCGCCTGGCATATCGGCAACTATCCCGATAGCTGCTCAGTGGACGGCTGTTACTCACCGGATGTGGATATCGACAATCTCAACTGGCAGCATGCTACCTGGCAGGAGATATTGCCGCAAACCAAGCTGCAAGCAGATAAGCAACATCACTATGACAAAGAAGTCGTCGACATCGGCAAAATCACCCATGTCAGACTCAATATCTATCCAGATGGTGGTGTAGCGCGCCTCAGGGTGCACTGCCAGCGCGCTTTTGCGGAATGA
- the uraH gene encoding hydroxyisourate hydrolase, whose product MSKITTHVLDTAKGKPAQGVAIVLEHKDAQKGWTEVGHGATNSDGRCADLVPADWTNKPGMYRLTFETSKYFASIDTSGFYPYVKIVFEIVNADEHYHVPLLLSPYGYSTYRGS is encoded by the coding sequence ATGAGCAAGATTACTACTCACGTACTGGACACAGCTAAGGGCAAACCAGCCCAGGGTGTAGCAATAGTGCTGGAGCACAAAGACGCGCAAAAAGGTTGGACCGAGGTCGGTCATGGCGCCACTAATAGTGATGGCAGATGTGCTGACCTTGTCCCGGCGGACTGGACCAATAAACCTGGTATGTACAGGCTAACATTTGAGACCAGTAAGTATTTTGCGTCTATTGATACAAGTGGATTTTACCCCTATGTCAAAATCGTCTTTGAGATAGTAAATGCAGATGAGCACTACCATGTGCCGCTTTTACTCAGTCCCTATGGTTACTCGACTTACCGGGGTAGTTGA
- a CDS encoding phosphoenolpyruvate kinase: MKVSLPEVNTEALFAKLGQANLAFNRFYPGDSPARQPIHTVYGGAQLFKAESAQKLGALALANLDEYAPNFAVFARALSLPGHEDLPTKDEKIAALAKELSNGKQPAKGKAGRAWLSYTVYERVREKLKREAVEDFRIDFEDGYGNRPDAEEDGHAEAAAREVARGMKERLLPPFIGIRIKPFNEELKARSARTLDIFVTTLLAESGGLLPDNFVVTLPKVTIPEQVTCMVELLKLLEQKTGLSAGSLKMEIMIEQTQALFNRKGQSNLPLLADAAQGRCVAAHFGTYDYTASCNITASEQRMDHPSCDFARHMMKVAFAGTGIWLSDGATNVMPVGPNRAQKDKKLTSKQKEENDMVVHRAWKLAYDHTRHSLTHAYYQGWDLHPAQLPVRYAACYAFFLEGLDAASVRLKSFMEKAAQATLVGDVFDDAATGQGLLNYFLRAINCGAITLDEVKATGLTMDEIRTRSFLKILDGRKKTTTEGK, translated from the coding sequence ATGAAAGTCAGTCTGCCAGAGGTCAACACCGAAGCCCTTTTTGCCAAGCTAGGACAAGCCAATCTGGCTTTTAACCGCTTTTATCCTGGAGACTCGCCAGCCAGACAGCCGATCCACACTGTATATGGTGGCGCACAACTATTTAAAGCGGAGTCCGCTCAAAAGCTCGGCGCCCTGGCGCTGGCTAATCTAGACGAGTATGCGCCAAACTTTGCTGTCTTTGCTAGAGCGCTCTCACTGCCTGGTCATGAAGACCTGCCGACAAAAGACGAAAAAATAGCTGCTCTGGCAAAAGAATTGTCTAACGGTAAGCAACCCGCTAAAGGCAAAGCAGGCCGGGCCTGGCTCAGCTACACAGTCTATGAGCGTGTCAGAGAAAAACTCAAGCGCGAGGCGGTGGAGGACTTTAGGATTGACTTTGAGGACGGCTACGGCAACCGCCCTGACGCCGAAGAAGACGGTCACGCTGAAGCCGCTGCCAGAGAAGTAGCTCGTGGCATGAAGGAGCGCTTGCTGCCGCCTTTTATCGGTATCCGTATCAAACCATTTAACGAAGAGTTAAAAGCACGCAGCGCGCGCACTCTCGATATTTTTGTCACGACACTGTTGGCAGAGAGCGGCGGGCTTTTGCCAGACAACTTTGTCGTCACATTGCCCAAAGTGACTATCCCCGAGCAAGTCACTTGTATGGTGGAGTTGCTCAAACTCCTGGAGCAAAAGACAGGGCTCAGTGCTGGCTCTCTCAAGATGGAGATAATGATCGAGCAGACCCAGGCGCTATTTAATCGCAAGGGACAGTCTAACCTGCCCCTGCTCGCGGATGCAGCGCAGGGACGCTGTGTGGCAGCGCATTTTGGCACTTACGACTATACTGCCTCTTGCAACATCACAGCCTCTGAGCAGCGCATGGATCATCCATCGTGTGATTTTGCCAGACACATGATGAAGGTCGCCTTTGCCGGCACAGGCATCTGGCTATCAGACGGTGCTACCAATGTGATGCCTGTTGGTCCTAACCGCGCTCAAAAGGATAAGAAGCTAACCAGTAAGCAAAAAGAAGAAAACGATATGGTCGTGCACAGAGCCTGGAAGCTGGCTTACGACCACACCAGACACTCACTTACCCATGCTTATTATCAAGGCTGGGACCTCCATCCCGCTCAGCTCCCGGTGCGCTACGCTGCTTGCTACGCTTTCTTTTTGGAGGGGTTAGATGCAGCATCGGTAAGGCTCAAGAGCTTTATGGAAAAAGCCGCGCAAGCCACTCTTGTCGGTGATGTTTTTGACGATGCTGCCACCGGTCAGGGTTTGCTCAATTATTTTTTGCGGGCTATAAATTGCGGCGCCATCACACTTGATGAAGTTAAGGCTACTGGTCTTACAATGGATGAAATAAGGACCAGGTCATTTCTCAAGATACTTGATGGACGTAAGAAGACAACTACTGAAGGAAAATAG
- a CDS encoding amino acid permease, with protein sequence MSSNFWKETLRRKSVDDIKAQSDEDEGPRLHRVLDARDVFNHGVAAIIGTGIFVLTGVAAANMAGPGILLSFVLAGLACACVSFAYAELSSMIPVSGSAYTYAYATLGELFAWIIGWDLLLEYAVGASAVASGWSAYMQTILKGLGLDLPVYLTVAPPNLPMTSVCVAVALVVAGIFMLGRTISGGGTEGSKKSVDAPRQSVLSRSPLGLLVSLGLLGGGLVFGYDIARHLTSIDLCAVLIVAFINFWLVKGVNHTAKMTSVFVVIKLAIVVLFIVVGAFHIDTANYHPFLPFGWSGVLTGAGSVFFAYIGFDAVTTLSEECKDPQKDVPKGVLGSLAVCTVLYVLVAAIMTGAMVYSSLGGAGEGAPMAKVFDHIGMGWAIPLVSVGVIAGISSVLIVLLYGQSRIMMRMSKDGLVSPVFGKISERFRTPVWSIMIWGLIVALSAGLVPIGELAELTSIGTLFAFIIVSLGVIVLRVKEPDRKRGFSCPGYPYVPIAGAIMSFILMLSLPGITWLRFGIWMLLGLLVYVVYSRRHSRLQNK encoded by the coding sequence ATGAGCTCAAACTTTTGGAAAGAAACACTACGACGAAAATCAGTCGACGATATCAAAGCTCAAAGTGATGAAGACGAAGGTCCGCGCCTCCACCGAGTGCTCGATGCACGCGATGTGTTTAACCACGGTGTAGCAGCCATCATCGGCACCGGCATCTTTGTCTTGACTGGTGTCGCTGCCGCCAACATGGCTGGTCCCGGCATCTTGCTCTCCTTTGTTCTGGCTGGTCTGGCTTGCGCTTGCGTGAGCTTTGCCTATGCTGAGCTGTCCTCCATGATTCCCGTTTCGGGGAGTGCTTACACTTACGCCTATGCCACTCTCGGCGAGCTTTTCGCCTGGATTATCGGCTGGGATCTCCTGCTGGAGTATGCCGTAGGTGCAAGCGCAGTAGCTTCTGGCTGGAGCGCTTACATGCAGACCATCCTCAAGGGATTGGGGCTGGACCTGCCTGTCTATCTCACTGTGGCACCGCCAAACTTGCCGATGACCTCGGTTTGCGTGGCAGTGGCGCTTGTGGTGGCAGGCATCTTTATGCTTGGTCGCACCATTAGTGGTGGCGGTACCGAAGGCAGCAAAAAGTCCGTTGACGCACCGCGCCAGTCGGTATTGTCTCGTTCGCCGCTCGGACTCTTGGTCTCGCTCGGCTTGCTCGGCGGTGGTCTGGTCTTTGGCTATGACATCGCTCGGCATCTTACCAGCATCGACTTGTGCGCTGTCTTGATTGTTGCCTTTATCAACTTCTGGTTGGTCAAAGGTGTCAATCACACCGCCAAGATGACCTCGGTCTTTGTCGTGATCAAGCTCGCTATCGTTGTGCTCTTCATCGTCGTCGGTGCCTTCCACATCGACACCGCCAATTACCATCCCTTCCTGCCCTTTGGTTGGTCGGGTGTGTTGACTGGCGCAGGCTCTGTGTTTTTTGCCTACATCGGCTTTGACGCAGTGACTACGTTGTCCGAGGAGTGCAAAGACCCGCAAAAGGACGTGCCCAAGGGCGTGCTCGGCTCGCTTGCCGTCTGCACTGTGCTCTATGTGCTCGTCGCTGCAATTATGACCGGTGCTATGGTCTACAGCTCACTTGGTGGTGCCGGTGAAGGCGCCCCGATGGCCAAAGTCTTTGACCACATCGGCATGGGCTGGGCTATCCCACTTGTGTCCGTTGGTGTCATTGCCGGTATCAGCTCGGTGCTCATCGTGCTGCTTTACGGCCAGTCGCGCATCATGATGCGCATGTCCAAGGACGGTCTGGTCTCGCCAGTTTTCGGCAAGATTTCAGAGAGATTTCGCACTCCGGTCTGGTCTATCATGATCTGGGGTCTGATTGTCGCTCTCTCTGCCGGTCTCGTGCCGATTGGCGAGTTGGCTGAGTTGACCAGTATCGGTACGCTCTTTGCCTTTATCATCGTCTCTCTGGGCGTCATCGTCTTGCGCGTCAAAGAGCCGGATCGCAAGCGCGGCTTTAGCTGTCCTGGCTATCCCTACGTGCCGATTGCCGGTGCCATCATGAGTTTTATCCTGATGCTCAGCCTGCCTGGTATCACCTGGCTGCGCTTTGGCATCTGGATGCTGCTTGGTCTCCTGGTCTACGTGGTCTACAGCCGCAGACACAGCAGACTGCAAAACAAGTAA